The window ACAGGGGGCTTGAAGTTCAAAGAGACTGCTGTAAACCTGTCAATAATAATGAGCATTGTATCGTCTGTTTTTGATAAGGAAATACCAAATGACGCTGCTTTCATAGCCGATGTGGGACTTACGGGAGAACTAAAAAAGGTACCCTCCCTTGAATTGAGAATCAGAGAGCTTGACAGGAGAGGATTCAGGCATGTTTATGTGGCTAAGGGTGCACTTATAAGAGCACTTGATATAAAAAATATAAAAATACATGAAGTAAAATCAATCCAAGAAGTAATAGGTATGGTTTTTAAATAATACAAATTGTTATATATATCAATTTATTGTAAAATAGTCTAGGGTAAATATAAAGAATAGAGTCAAATGGAGGAGCAATATAAAATGAGGTTGGAGAGATTAAAAAATGACAGCTTTTTAGATGTTTTAAGGATGATGGCACCGGGAACTTCACTCCGAGAGGGTCTGGAAAACATATTAAAGGCAAAAACCGGTGCCTTGATTGTAATCGGGGACTCTCCAGAGGTAATAAAGATAGTTGATGGCGGATTTACCATAAACAAACCTTATACCTCATCACACCTTTATGAACTTGCAAAAATGGACGGAGCAATAATAGTCAGTAAGGATTTAAAGGTAATTTTGTATGCAAATGCACTCCTTATACCTGATGCCAGTATAGTAACCACTGAAACAGGAACCAGACATAAAACGGCAGAAAGATTTGCAAAACAGACAGGTGAGATTGTTTTATGTATTTCCCAAAGACGAAATGTTATTACCCTTTACAAGGATAACAGGAAATATATATTAAGGGATACATCAACAATACTGACCCGTGCAAATCAGGCATTGCAGACTCTGGAGAAGTACAAAAGCGTACTTGATGCAGGAATAAAGAATTTAAATGTAATGGAATTAGAAGATATAGTTACACTCAACGATGTGGCATATGTTATTCAAAGGACTGAAATGGTAATGCGGATAGTTGACGAGATTGACAGGTATATTTGTGAGCTGGGCAATGAAGGAAGACTTATAAGCATGCAGTTAGAAGAACTTCTTCAGAATGTTGAGAACAATGTATGGCTTGTTATTGAGGATTACCAAATAAAAAAAGACGGGCAAAATACAAATGATATAATAAAACAGCTTCGCAGTTTGTCAAACGATGACCTTGTAGAACTTGCAAGCGTTACAAAACTATTAGGCTTCTCAGGAGCCGCAGTTTCGCTGGATACTGCTGTTTCACCAAGAGGCTACAGAATGTTGAGCCGTCTGCCAAAACTTCCTGTTACCATAATGAAAAATATAATTGGTGAGTTTCAGAATCTTCAGGGTGTAGTTAAGGCAAGTATAGAAGATTTGGATAAAGTTGAAGGCATCGGGGAAGTGCGGGCAAAATCCATTACAGAAGGCCTTTCGAGAATAAAGGAGCAGACTATAATGGATAAAAGGTCAATATATTAGTAAGACATGGGGAAATAAAATAAAGGGATTAACATATTTGTTAATCCCTTTTAATCATCTCAGATTATATTTGCCAAGCATCCGTATTCTGTCGTTTTCTTTTAAAATAATATCATAAAGATTTAAATCCAATGTGTTACAGATGGAAGCCAGATAAA of the Ruminiclostridium papyrosolvens DSM 2782 genome contains:
- the disA gene encoding DNA integrity scanning diadenylate cyclase DisA, with product MRLERLKNDSFLDVLRMMAPGTSLREGLENILKAKTGALIVIGDSPEVIKIVDGGFTINKPYTSSHLYELAKMDGAIIVSKDLKVILYANALLIPDASIVTTETGTRHKTAERFAKQTGEIVLCISQRRNVITLYKDNRKYILRDTSTILTRANQALQTLEKYKSVLDAGIKNLNVMELEDIVTLNDVAYVIQRTEMVMRIVDEIDRYICELGNEGRLISMQLEELLQNVENNVWLVIEDYQIKKDGQNTNDIIKQLRSLSNDDLVELASVTKLLGFSGAAVSLDTAVSPRGYRMLSRLPKLPVTIMKNIIGEFQNLQGVVKASIEDLDKVEGIGEVRAKSITEGLSRIKEQTIMDKRSIY